The following proteins are encoded in a genomic region of Streptococcus equi subsp. equi:
- the smc gene encoding chromosome partition protein, with protein MFLKEIQMQGFKSFADKTKIIFDKGVTAVVGPNGSGKSNVTESLRWALGEASAKSLRGGKMPDVIFAGTEHRSPLNYAEVAVVLDNSDAFIKNAQKEIRVERHIYRNGDSDYLIDGKKVRLRDIHELFMDTGLGRDSFSIISQGRVEEIFNSKPEERRAIFEEAAGVLKYKTRKKETQTKLNQTQDNLDRLDDIIYELEHQAGPLERQAKTARQFLALDADRKQLQLDILVKDIEQDRMEQEAQEKALVALREDLAAYHRKRQSLEAENHRLKTKRQKLSAVAEQTQADLLELTKVISDLERQIDLIKLDLSQKQEKKTEASQRRQQAQEQLLAFQQEHQQKSRQLDEIHQALAEFNTKVSELSQELERFSSDPDQLLEALREDFVGLLQQEADVSNQLTAIVAQLDKESQAKASQAQEYQVLQEKVNQLSQDTQTALLAYQASQSRLEQLLADYQELAKTVEALEQDYHQGQTRLFDLLDQKKAKEARRASLVSIQKNHSQFYAGVRAVLQAAGKLDGILGAVSEHLTFDSQYQTALEIALGASSQHIIVADEAAAKRAIAFLKANRQGRATFLPLTTIKARQLSEVTLKQLRACQGYLGTADSLVTYEPSLVAIVQSLLGVTAIFDTIDHANQAAKQLHYKVRIVTLDGTELRPGGAFSGGTNRHNSTTFIKPELEQIEKELALLSEQIKESEKAVAAVQADLKAKKAAQADTKLAGEQARLVEQKTQLAYQQLAEKLADSKELLELLSNRQTGQSSERLLSEKARLEEALQLLADEKSALTSEIEQIKENKDTIKQKKDQLSQELSQARLKERDLLNEKKFEAANQRRLETMIAQGQKELANLETVLSHQVSQEAIDQLPHLENQLTEANQDKIKTQERFIQLRFEGEDYDARLEELEAQLLKEAKKNEAFIRQQARLEADLEQVIGRLRQHARSLSEELQLSLEEAKEQASPINDTDMAAARQKLQQVQQSIRALGPINSDAIAQFDEVSERLAFLNGQRADLIKAKNLLVDTIGNMDHEVKARFRVTFEAIRDSFKETFRQMFGGGSADLMLTETDLLSAGVDISVQPPGKKLQSLNVMSGGEKALSALALLFAIIRIKTIPFVILDEVEAALDEANVKRFGDYLNRFDKDSQFIVVTHRKGTMAAADSIYGITMQESGISKVVSVKLKDTQDLTYLS; from the coding sequence ATGTTTTTAAAAGAAATACAAATGCAGGGCTTTAAGTCTTTTGCAGATAAGACCAAGATTATCTTTGATAAGGGGGTCACAGCTGTTGTAGGGCCAAATGGCTCTGGAAAAAGTAATGTGACAGAAAGCCTTCGTTGGGCACTTGGTGAGGCCAGTGCCAAAAGCCTGCGCGGTGGCAAGATGCCAGATGTGATCTTTGCTGGAACTGAGCATCGGAGTCCCTTGAATTATGCAGAGGTGGCTGTTGTCTTGGATAATTCAGATGCCTTTATTAAGAATGCTCAGAAAGAGATTCGTGTGGAGAGGCATATCTATCGCAATGGCGACAGTGATTATCTGATTGATGGCAAAAAAGTTAGGCTAAGAGATATTCACGAGCTGTTTATGGATACAGGACTAGGGCGCGATTCGTTCTCTATTATTTCTCAAGGTCGTGTTGAGGAGATTTTCAATAGTAAGCCAGAGGAAAGACGGGCCATCTTTGAAGAGGCAGCTGGAGTTTTGAAATACAAGACCCGCAAGAAGGAGACGCAAACTAAGCTAAACCAAACTCAAGATAATCTTGACCGCTTAGACGATATTATCTATGAGCTTGAGCATCAAGCTGGTCCTCTAGAAAGACAGGCGAAAACTGCTAGGCAATTTTTAGCCTTAGATGCTGATCGTAAGCAGCTGCAGCTGGATATTTTGGTCAAGGATATAGAGCAAGACCGCATGGAGCAGGAGGCTCAAGAAAAGGCCTTAGTAGCTCTTCGTGAGGATCTAGCGGCCTATCATAGGAAGCGTCAGAGTCTAGAGGCGGAAAATCACCGTCTAAAAACCAAGCGGCAAAAGCTCTCTGCTGTAGCTGAGCAGACGCAGGCTGATTTGCTAGAATTGACAAAGGTCATATCAGATCTGGAGCGACAGATTGACCTCATCAAGCTGGACCTTAGTCAAAAGCAGGAAAAGAAAACAGAAGCCAGTCAGCGCAGGCAGCAGGCTCAGGAGCAATTGCTTGCCTTTCAACAGGAGCATCAGCAAAAGAGTCGTCAGCTAGATGAAATCCATCAAGCCTTAGCTGAGTTTAATACCAAGGTCAGCGAGCTTTCTCAGGAGCTTGAGCGATTTTCTAGCGATCCAGATCAGCTGCTTGAGGCTCTTCGTGAGGATTTTGTTGGTCTGCTCCAGCAAGAGGCTGATGTGTCAAACCAATTAACCGCTATTGTAGCGCAGCTGGATAAGGAAAGTCAGGCGAAAGCCAGTCAGGCGCAGGAATACCAAGTCCTACAAGAGAAGGTCAATCAGCTCAGTCAGGACACCCAGACTGCTCTTTTGGCTTATCAAGCTAGTCAATCAAGACTTGAGCAGCTCCTAGCTGATTATCAAGAGCTAGCAAAGACAGTTGAGGCCTTGGAGCAGGATTATCATCAGGGACAGACAAGGCTTTTTGATTTGTTGGATCAGAAAAAAGCCAAGGAGGCTCGTAGGGCTAGTTTGGTTTCTATCCAAAAAAATCATAGTCAATTTTACGCAGGTGTTAGGGCAGTGCTTCAGGCTGCTGGTAAGCTAGATGGTATTTTAGGAGCAGTTAGTGAGCATTTGACCTTTGATAGTCAGTATCAAACGGCACTTGAGATTGCTTTGGGAGCTAGTAGTCAGCATATTATCGTGGCAGATGAGGCAGCAGCCAAGCGAGCGATAGCCTTTTTAAAGGCTAATCGTCAGGGGCGTGCGACCTTTTTACCTCTGACAACGATTAAGGCCCGTCAGCTTTCTGAGGTGACTCTCAAGCAGCTCAGGGCTTGTCAGGGCTATTTAGGCACAGCTGATTCTTTGGTGACCTATGAGCCCTCTTTGGTCGCTATTGTACAAAGCCTGTTAGGTGTGACGGCTATTTTTGATACCATTGATCATGCTAATCAGGCAGCTAAGCAGCTGCATTATAAGGTCAGGATTGTAACGCTTGATGGTACCGAGCTGCGTCCCGGTGGTGCCTTTTCAGGGGGGACTAATCGTCACAATAGCACAACCTTTATCAAGCCAGAGCTAGAGCAGATTGAGAAGGAATTAGCCTTGCTTTCTGAGCAGATCAAGGAATCTGAAAAAGCAGTAGCTGCTGTACAGGCTGATTTGAAGGCTAAAAAGGCTGCGCAGGCTGATACTAAGCTGGCTGGTGAGCAAGCAAGACTGGTCGAGCAAAAAACACAATTGGCCTATCAGCAGCTAGCAGAAAAGCTGGCTGACTCAAAAGAGCTGCTAGAGCTTCTCAGCAACCGTCAGACTGGTCAGTCTAGTGAGCGCTTATTATCAGAAAAAGCGAGGCTGGAGGAGGCATTGCAGCTCCTAGCTGATGAAAAATCAGCCTTAACGTCAGAAATTGAGCAAATTAAGGAAAATAAAGATACGATTAAGCAAAAGAAGGACCAGCTTAGCCAGGAATTATCTCAGGCTCGTCTTAAAGAGCGAGATTTGCTCAACGAGAAAAAGTTTGAAGCAGCTAACCAGCGTCGCTTGGAGACGATGATTGCTCAGGGTCAGAAGGAATTAGCTAATTTGGAGACTGTTTTATCACATCAGGTTAGTCAGGAGGCCATTGACCAATTGCCTCACCTAGAAAATCAGCTGACAGAGGCTAATCAAGACAAGATCAAGACTCAGGAGCGCTTCATTCAGCTGCGCTTTGAAGGTGAGGACTATGACGCCAGACTGGAGGAGCTAGAGGCTCAATTGCTTAAGGAAGCCAAGAAAAATGAAGCGTTCATTCGTCAGCAGGCAAGACTGGAGGCTGACTTAGAGCAGGTTATTGGTCGTTTGCGGCAGCACGCTAGAAGCCTATCAGAGGAGCTTCAGCTAAGCTTAGAGGAGGCCAAGGAGCAGGCAAGCCCAATCAATGACACTGACATGGCAGCAGCAAGACAGAAATTGCAGCAGGTTCAGCAAAGCATTCGTGCCCTAGGCCCAATCAATAGTGATGCTATTGCTCAATTTGATGAGGTTAGTGAGCGTTTGGCCTTCTTAAATGGTCAAAGGGCTGACCTTATCAAGGCCAAGAATCTCTTGGTAGATACGATTGGCAATATGGACCATGAGGTTAAGGCACGCTTTAGGGTTACCTTTGAGGCTATTCGTGATAGCTTTAAGGAGACCTTTAGGCAGATGTTTGGCGGGGGCTCAGCGGACTTGATGTTGACAGAGACTGATCTGCTTTCTGCTGGAGTAGATATTTCAGTGCAACCGCCTGGTAAAAAGCTTCAATCTTTGAATGTGATGTCTGGCGGAGA
- the rnc gene encoding ribonuclease III: MMKKLEALLENSFNIRFDDKRLLETAFTHTSYANEHRLLNISHNERLEFLGDAVLQLIISEYLFAKYPKQTEGDMSKLRSTIVREESLAGFSRYCSFDAYIKLGRGEEKSGGRHRDTILGDLFEAFLGALLLDKGIEEVRRFLNQVMIPQVEQGTFEKVKDYKTCLQELLQAKGDVVIDYQVISETGPAHAKQFEVAVLVGEDHLSKGTGRSKKLAEQDAAKNALAQLSEV; this comes from the coding sequence ATGATGAAAAAGCTTGAGGCCCTGCTGGAAAACTCTTTTAATATCCGTTTTGATGATAAAAGATTACTAGAGACTGCCTTTACACATACCTCTTATGCTAATGAGCATCGCCTCCTAAACATTTCACATAATGAGCGTTTGGAATTTTTAGGAGACGCCGTTCTACAGTTAATTATTTCAGAATACCTCTTTGCCAAGTATCCTAAGCAGACTGAGGGTGATATGTCAAAACTCAGATCAACGATTGTCAGAGAGGAAAGCTTAGCAGGCTTTTCACGCTATTGTTCGTTTGATGCTTATATTAAGCTTGGCAGGGGCGAGGAAAAATCAGGAGGCCGTCATCGTGATACGATTTTAGGCGATTTGTTCGAGGCTTTTTTGGGTGCTCTTCTTTTGGATAAAGGCATTGAAGAGGTTCGTCGCTTTTTAAATCAGGTTATGATTCCACAGGTTGAGCAGGGAACTTTTGAGAAGGTCAAGGATTATAAAACCTGCTTGCAGGAGTTGTTACAGGCTAAGGGTGATGTTGTGATTGATTATCAGGTGATTAGCGAGACTGGACCAGCTCATGCTAAGCAATTTGAGGTAGCTGTATTGGTTGGTGAGGATCATCTTAGCAAGGGGACAGGTAGATCTAAAAAACTGGCAGAGCAGGACGCTGCTAAAAATGCCCTGGCCCAACTTAGTGAGGTCTAA
- a CDS encoding transposase, whose translation MAFIKTTTNKEGRTHVYLVEGYRKDGKVKQRILKKFGLLDELELEEPGILERLKREAKEDTLNNPKVLQVSYDLLAPMNQPDQSYGWMVLDNLFESLGLTAFLKGIKTKSEYDLVQVLKLLVFQRILRPDSKLATYASQADLFGHWDISLNAIYRSLNKLNTLKDDLQHHLHKVVSQMIKREASLVFYDVTNYYFETDIPDNELVSENGEILQEGLRRRGPSKEHRPKPIVQLGLFRDTNGIPISYKLFRGNQTDPVTYLPAVEEVKKQFGIERLIVVADKAMNSMANVSEMLKQEDGWLFSQKHRGRRGAPKDIQEHILDSSDWQFNPELTFAKKSYIRERKLGNKKSSPVVQEKVLITWSKKYADRERIRREGALDYASQLTNAELFRRTSKKGGKKYLELQYLDKETGEVKPYSPLITIDQEQADFDAQFDGINVLVTSEIEMTDEEMLNAYKELAKIEDCFRVTKTELESRPVYVWTEKHIQAHFLTCFIALVHLRLLQHQIDWQMSPERIITALNSAKVTPLQDNYYRLQESLDMQELNRLLGIEWAKGIVKFEELKHYAKNPYTTLK comes from the coding sequence ATGGCTTTTATTAAAACAACAACGAATAAAGAAGGTAGGACGCATGTCTACCTTGTAGAAGGGTATCGTAAAGATGGTAAGGTCAAACAGCGTATCCTTAAAAAATTTGGTCTCTTAGATGAGCTTGAATTGGAAGAACCAGGGATTCTTGAGCGTCTTAAGCGCGAAGCTAAAGAAGATACTTTAAATAACCCTAAGGTACTCCAGGTTTCCTATGACCTCCTTGCCCCCATGAACCAACCGGATCAATCTTATGGTTGGATGGTTTTGGATAATCTCTTCGAATCTCTGGGGCTCACAGCCTTTTTAAAGGGTATCAAAACGAAGTCTGAGTATGACTTAGTGCAAGTGCTAAAGCTATTAGTTTTTCAGAGAATTCTCCGACCAGATAGTAAACTTGCCACCTATGCCTCTCAAGCAGACTTATTTGGCCATTGGGACATCAGCTTAAATGCCATTTATCGCTCCTTGAACAAATTGAACACCTTGAAAGATGATCTTCAACATCATCTTCACAAGGTAGTGAGTCAGATGATCAAACGTGAAGCCAGTCTCGTTTTCTACGATGTCACCAATTATTATTTTGAGACAGATATTCCAGATAACGAGTTGGTTTCAGAAAATGGAGAGATACTACAAGAAGGGCTTCGAAGACGTGGTCCGAGTAAGGAACACCGTCCAAAACCCATTGTGCAATTAGGACTCTTTAGGGATACCAACGGTATTCCGATTAGCTATAAACTGTTTCGAGGTAATCAAACCGATCCTGTTACCTATCTTCCAGCGGTTGAGGAAGTCAAAAAACAATTTGGAATTGAGCGGTTAATTGTAGTCGCCGATAAGGCGATGAATAGTATGGCTAATGTTTCAGAAATGCTCAAGCAAGAAGATGGCTGGCTCTTCTCACAGAAACATCGCGGACGCCGAGGAGCTCCAAAAGATATTCAAGAACACATCCTTGATTCATCGGATTGGCAATTTAACCCAGAACTTACCTTCGCTAAGAAATCTTATATCCGTGAACGGAAGTTAGGGAATAAAAAATCTTCCCCAGTGGTTCAAGAGAAGGTTCTCATCACTTGGTCTAAAAAATATGCCGACCGGGAGCGCATTCGTCGTGAAGGTGCTTTAGACTATGCCAGTCAGTTAACCAATGCGGAGCTTTTTCGTAGAACCAGTAAAAAGGGAGGCAAGAAATACCTAGAGCTCCAATATTTGGATAAAGAAACTGGCGAGGTTAAACCCTACTCTCCTTTGATTACGATTGATCAAGAACAGGCTGATTTTGATGCTCAGTTTGATGGGATTAATGTGCTTGTCACGAGTGAAATAGAGATGACTGATGAGGAGATGTTAAATGCCTATAAAGAGCTAGCCAAGATTGAAGATTGTTTCCGTGTGACGAAAACAGAACTGGAAAGTCGTCCTGTTTACGTTTGGACGGAAAAACACATTCAAGCTCACTTTCTAACCTGTTTCATTGCTTTAGTTCATCTACGCCTCCTTCAACATCAGATAGATTGGCAGATGAGTCCTGAACGTATCATTACTGCCTTAAACAGTGCCAAGGTAACACCGTTACAAGATAACTACTACAGACTTCAAGAAAGCCTTGATATGCAGGAGTTAAACAGACTGCTAGGAATTGAATGGGCGAAGGGAATCGTTAAGTTTGAAGAGCTCAAACATTACGCTAAAAATCCATATACAACACTAAAATAA
- a CDS encoding regulatory protein-RofA related yields the protein MLDYYLERDIVERKLILAVLLTEKEITLDSLCSQTSITPRKAKEYLNQINALFDKDLSITVLKSGITCEFDPNNKEKYFHSIYASSDTLKMLKFLLTDNYRTKCLTTFIRRQFISKSKAYHLVNKLKGYLQSIHLDIDDYRVIGDEYRIRYLIAMLHKEYGFAVYEMTPKDMEIIHAFIFLTPTRLKPTVFLDKKFYLFDILLMLSWKRQNYDVSLPQLTLFDRLKELSIFEQISCYAKQEIETRTQVVFNSGDLDYLYLVYLTVDSSFLMHYWNDKQLRLVYNILEEDPLYKELVNRLEMLFGRQLHLRDQMYFLLPFFRRCLFQLHDLISFQDYYSKRYQGSQLLLEKVEEQIKDWLMVSYQSETLSPGHLHFMCLHLEQMLELSLPPVEVIIVENKRALGDVLSYFVISSIPSYKVNITRINMLTDSLENYEQAPDFVITSDNILPFLEEQQVFPDKSVLIGMSMDYIKEQGKTVVKSILNFHRKHYEQLLEQLLIGDRVE from the coding sequence TTGTTAGATTACTATTTAGAAAGAGATATTGTTGAGCGAAAACTAATATTGGCTGTCTTATTGACAGAAAAAGAGATTACACTTGATTCATTGTGCTCGCAGACGTCAATAACCCCTCGAAAGGCTAAGGAATACCTTAATCAGATTAATGCACTATTTGACAAAGACCTGTCTATTACTGTATTGAAGTCAGGCATTACCTGTGAGTTTGATCCTAATAACAAGGAGAAGTATTTTCACAGTATTTATGCATCATCTGATACGCTTAAAATGTTGAAGTTTCTGTTGACGGATAATTACAGGACAAAGTGTCTGACAACTTTCATCAGAAGACAGTTTATTTCCAAATCAAAGGCCTATCATCTTGTCAATAAGCTAAAGGGCTACCTGCAATCCATTCATTTGGATATCGATGATTACCGGGTTATAGGGGATGAGTACCGGATTCGCTACTTAATTGCCATGCTTCATAAGGAGTATGGGTTTGCTGTTTATGAGATGACACCTAAGGATATGGAAATTATTCATGCCTTTATTTTTTTAACCCCTACGCGGTTAAAGCCCACTGTTTTCTTGGACAAGAAATTTTATCTTTTTGATATTTTACTCATGCTGTCTTGGAAGAGGCAGAATTATGATGTATCCTTACCACAGCTTACTTTATTTGATCGTTTAAAAGAATTATCTATTTTTGAGCAAATCAGTTGCTATGCTAAGCAAGAAATTGAGACACGTACTCAGGTTGTGTTTAATTCTGGTGACTTAGATTATCTTTACTTGGTTTATCTTACAGTTGATAGTTCTTTTCTTATGCATTATTGGAATGACAAGCAATTACGTCTTGTCTACAATATCTTAGAAGAAGATCCGCTGTATAAGGAGCTTGTTAATCGCTTGGAAATGTTGTTTGGTCGTCAGCTTCATTTAAGGGATCAGATGTATTTTTTGCTTCCCTTTTTCAGAAGATGTCTCTTTCAATTGCATGATTTGATTAGCTTTCAGGATTACTATTCAAAGAGGTATCAAGGCAGTCAGCTGCTGCTAGAAAAGGTTGAGGAGCAAATCAAGGACTGGCTGATGGTTAGCTACCAGTCAGAAACGCTCTCACCAGGGCACCTGCATTTTATGTGCCTTCATTTGGAGCAGATGCTTGAGCTGTCCTTGCCGCCTGTAGAGGTCATCATCGTTGAAAACAAGAGAGCATTAGGTGATGTCTTGTCTTACTTTGTTATCTCAAGTATTCCTTCTTATAAGGTTAATATTACTCGTATCAACATGCTAACAGATAGTCTGGAAAATTATGAGCAGGCTCCTGATTTTGTGATTACGAGTGATAATATTTTGCCTTTTCTTGAGGAGCAGCAGGTATTTCCAGATAAGAGCGTCTTAATTGGTATGAGCATGGATTACATTAAGGAGCAGGGAAAAACAGTGGTAAAATCAATTCTGAACTTTCATCGTAAGCATTACGAGCAGCTTTTAGAGCAGCTCTTGATTGGAGATAGGGTAGAGTAA
- the fokIM_1 gene encoding DNA adenine methylase, whose product MKKFFLDLFAGTNVVSNFFKQYYTVYSNDILYFNYVKAKAIIENNSYLSFNKLKAVGILDPIDYLQRLNGKIGYYTKNYSPLGDCMYLTQENTEKIDNIRQIIEDWNNNQLLTEYEYFYLLNALIEAIPYVSNITGTYGAFLKHWDNRALHSLTLAEETIFDNYRPNKAFNENANELVKK is encoded by the coding sequence ATGAAGAAGTTTTTTTTAGATTTATTTGCAGGCACTAATGTGGTTTCAAACTTCTTTAAACAATATTATACTGTTTATTCTAATGATATTTTATACTTTAACTATGTTAAAGCAAAGGCTATTATAGAAAATAATTCTTACCTATCCTTTAATAAACTAAAAGCAGTAGGAATTTTAGATCCAATTGATTATCTACAAAGGCTTAATGGTAAAATTGGATATTACACAAAAAATTACTCTCCTCTAGGAGATTGTATGTATCTAACACAAGAAAATACTGAAAAAATTGATAATATCAGACAGATCATAGAAGATTGGAACAACAATCAATTACTCACAGAGTACGAATATTTTTACCTTTTAAATGCTTTGATAGAAGCTATTCCTTATGTTAGTAATATTACTGGAACCTATGGCGCTTTTCTCAAGCATTGGGACAACCGAGCGTTGCATTCCTTAACATTAGCAGAAGAAACTATTTTTGATAATTATCGTCCTAACAAAGCGTTTAATGAAAATGCTAATGAATTAGTCAAAAAATAA
- the fokIM_2 gene encoding DNA adenine methylase → MEDLIANINASHIILSYNTEGIISEEDLTLLLQRYSFNNQIDVKRIPYRKYQSKKKSQNKDLYELLFYIQRKPINNRFKSQTKKKAAIISQKKYIKSPLNYIGGKYRLLNQIIPIFPRHINTFVDMFSGGANVGINVPAKKHIFNDMNYRINDMFRYFQSHDPLEILEQIEHRISEYQLSKTNEQGFLTFRKHYNTHPNPLDLYVLSSYSYNYQFRFNNSMEFNNPFGRNRSHFSENMKSNLLNFVARLHRLDATFSDQFFSDFDISTLSIDDFVYLDPPYLITTGSYNDGNRGFTNWGEKQEIEMYQLIRDLNKKQIKVALSNVLVHKGKHNDLLEQFVQDESLYLTTLNYNYKNASYNTRKEDSIEVLITNYKPNPK, encoded by the coding sequence ATGGAAGATTTAATTGCTAATATTAATGCTAGTCATATCATTCTAAGTTACAATACCGAGGGTATTATATCCGAAGAAGATTTAACACTTTTACTTCAACGATATTCGTTCAATAATCAAATTGATGTGAAACGGATTCCTTACCGAAAATATCAATCTAAGAAAAAATCTCAGAACAAAGACTTATACGAACTTCTTTTTTATATTCAAAGAAAGCCGATAAATAATCGCTTCAAATCACAAACTAAAAAAAAGGCAGCCATCATCAGTCAAAAAAAGTATATAAAAAGCCCATTAAATTATATCGGTGGAAAATATCGACTGCTAAATCAAATCATTCCAATTTTTCCCCGACATATCAATACATTTGTTGATATGTTTAGTGGGGGGGCAAACGTTGGTATCAATGTTCCTGCTAAAAAACACATCTTTAATGATATGAACTATCGCATTAATGACATGTTTCGATATTTTCAATCACATGACCCACTTGAGATACTTGAACAAATTGAGCATCGAATTTCAGAATATCAACTCAGCAAGACCAATGAACAAGGCTTTTTAACATTCCGAAAACATTATAATACTCATCCAAATCCACTAGACTTATACGTACTATCGTCTTATAGCTATAACTATCAATTTCGCTTTAATAACTCAATGGAATTCAATAACCCATTCGGCAGAAATAGAAGTCATTTTAGTGAAAATATGAAATCCAATCTACTCAATTTTGTAGCTCGACTACACCGTTTAGATGCCACTTTCTCTGATCAATTTTTCTCAGATTTTGATATTTCTACATTATCAATAGATGATTTTGTTTATCTTGATCCCCCCTACCTCATAACGACTGGCAGCTATAATGATGGAAATCGTGGCTTCACAAACTGGGGCGAAAAACAAGAAATTGAAATGTATCAATTAATAAGAGACCTTAACAAGAAACAAATTAAGGTTGCACTTAGTAATGTTCTTGTTCATAAAGGAAAGCACAATGATTTACTTGAGCAATTTGTTCAAGATGAAAGTCTATATCTCACCACTTTAAATTACAATTATAAAAATGCTTCATACAACACAAGAAAAGAAGATAGCATTGAAGTATTGATTACCAATTATAAACCAAATCCAAAATAA
- the fokIR_1 gene encoding type II restriction endonuclease, which yields MKYIELLDIAYDGKRNRDFEIVTMELFRNVYRLHSKLLGGGRKPDGLLYQDRFGVIVDTKAYGKGYSKSINQADEMIRYIEDNKRRDENRNPIKWWEAFPDTIPQEEFYFMWVSSKFIGKFQEQLDYTSNETQIKGAALNVEQLLLGADLVLKGQLHISDLPSYFQNKEIEFVKA from the coding sequence ATGAAATATATTGAATTGCTTGATATTGCTTACGATGGTAAGCGAAATCGAGATTTTGAAATTGTTACAATGGAATTATTTAGAAATGTATATAGATTGCATTCTAAGCTTTTAGGTGGTGGCAGAAAGCCAGATGGTTTACTCTATCAAGATCGTTTTGGTGTGATTGTAGATACAAAGGCTTATGGAAAAGGTTATTCTAAATCTATCAATCAGGCTGATGAAATGATTCGGTATATTGAGGATAATAAGCGACGAGATGAAAATCGTAATCCGATAAAGTGGTGGGAAGCTTTTCCAGATACGATTCCACAAGAAGAGTTTTATTTTATGTGGGTGTCAAGTAAATTCATTGGAAAATTTCAAGAGCAGCTTGATTATACCTCTAATGAAACACAAATTAAGGGAGCAGCCCTCAATGTAGAGCAATTGCTTTTGGGAGCAGATTTGGTTCTTAAAGGACAACTGCATATTTCCGATTTACCATCTTATTTTCAAAATAAAGAAATTGAATTTGTAAAAGCATAG
- the fokIR_2 gene encoding type II restriction endonuclease, producing the protein MGTDFFEVPRESLRNKLINGIQSFSYLELVGTSKDKNNKSPRKRSDAMADSLIQISIVPQQAKNTGKTWTDNWTSDGFLRWAVSLNFVSVDRETDMFSITSKGLHFSRAIINSEEETAILRKALLSYPPATQILSLLADSGTYCTKYYLGEQLGFRGEKGFTSYNEDIMFDWLGSATKSEKKLIKADIEGTSDKYARGICNWLKNVGLVDSQTIKRTFTNGEKDGFQGYKINGRGLHALRQAQGDSKHSKLEKFVMWEFFATHGNNREYVRTRRAYIVKFLQETNSLAILSDKLRAKGFYDELEIILSDIQGLNYFGLRIDISSNRVSLKDKINDFLFLN; encoded by the coding sequence TTGGGTACAGATTTCTTTGAAGTACCACGAGAATCACTCAGAAACAAACTGATTAATGGGATTCAATCATTTTCATATTTAGAATTAGTTGGAACATCAAAGGATAAGAATAACAAATCTCCCCGAAAGCGTTCAGATGCAATGGCAGATTCTTTGATTCAAATCAGCATCGTACCTCAACAGGCAAAAAATACAGGTAAAACTTGGACGGATAATTGGACATCAGATGGTTTTTTAAGATGGGCTGTTAGCCTGAATTTTGTGTCGGTAGATAGAGAAACGGATATGTTTTCAATTACTTCGAAGGGGTTGCATTTTTCTAGGGCAATAATTAATTCGGAAGAAGAAACTGCTATTTTAAGAAAGGCACTGTTGTCATACCCGCCAGCTACACAAATCTTATCTTTATTGGCTGATAGCGGTACTTATTGTACTAAATATTATTTAGGTGAGCAGCTTGGTTTTCGTGGTGAAAAAGGCTTTACTTCCTATAATGAAGATATTATGTTTGATTGGTTAGGATCTGCCACTAAATCAGAGAAAAAACTTATTAAAGCTGATATAGAAGGAACAAGTGATAAATATGCACGCGGTATTTGTAATTGGCTAAAAAATGTTGGTTTGGTTGATTCACAAACGATTAAGCGTACCTTTACTAATGGTGAAAAAGATGGATTTCAAGGTTATAAAATTAATGGTCGTGGTCTTCATGCTTTACGACAAGCTCAGGGGGATTCTAAGCATAGCAAGCTTGAAAAATTTGTGATGTGGGAATTTTTTGCAACTCATGGCAATAATCGCGAGTATGTTCGTACTCGGAGAGCTTATATCGTCAAGTTTCTCCAAGAAACTAATTCTTTGGCTATTCTATCAGATAAACTAAGGGCTAAGGGTTTTTACGATGAACTGGAGATTATCTTATCAGATATTCAAGGATTGAATTATTTTGGTTTGAGGATAGATATTTCTAGCAATAGAGTTTCTTTGAAGGATAAGATCAACGATTTTCTATTCCTGAACTAG